Genomic DNA from Vanrija pseudolonga chromosome 3, complete sequence:
agcggcgccgcgcggccatCATTGCTGCTACCcaggcggacgaggagacacaagggagcagcagctcgggcaCGCAGATGTTCGAGCCGTCGGGAATCTTTGGCTTCGAACCCCTCGCGTCGAGTAGGTCGAACTGCCTAGGCCACTACTGACTCTAGCCTCTCGTGCCTCCCGCGTCGAGCTcactcctccccctccgGTCGCCGAGGTTCCCGAGCTCGTGTTCGACAGTGCTGGGAGGCTGCTCCGTCCCCTCGAGGCTGAGACGGCCTCAGGGAGGATCGTACAGTTCCGCAGGAGGAATCGACCTCGAGCCCCAGTCGACATGGTAGGTGGACGgaaggctgctgccgctcaCACGCACCAGGCGCACGCCCGAGCCAAGCAGTCGTTTGACCTCCTTACCACGCCGCTCCACCATCTCATGAAGGAAGTCGATGAGATCAAGTCAAGGAAGGCGGCCATCCAGTGAGATTTGCGatggacgacctcgagctgaCAGCAGACTTGAGCGCTCGTTCCAGACCGAACAAGACCGATCAGCTCCTGGCACAAAGGGCAAAGCACCCGCGACGACCATGTGGGTCGACAAATATCGTCCGACAAAGTTTGCAGACCTGCTAGGCGAGGAGGTGTGTATGCGAACGACGGCCGTaagctcacgccgcagcgagTCCACCGCGAGGTCATGACCTGGCTCAAAGAATGGGACAAGTGTGTCTTCAAGCGGGTGCCGCCCAAGAAGCGtaaggccgacgacgaggacaacggCTATGCTGTGAGTGTGCCGACAGGTATACCGGCTCCGACGGCTAACTCTGCGCTAGGTTGACCCTTTGGGACGTCCGCGGGACCGGGTATGTTGCACGAAAAGGAAAAACAGTCACCCGCAGTCGTCTGACCTTGTTGTTTGCAGATCCTGTTGCTGTCCGGGCCTCCAGGATACGGCAAGACTACTTTGGCGCATATCGTAGCACGCCATGCGGGGTACAGGTCATTGGAAATCAATGCCTCTGACGACCGCAACGCCGCTACAGTGTCGACGCGCATCAAGAACGCTATCGATGCTGGTACGGGATTGGGCGCCGAGGGTCGTCCTACCTGTGTAGTGATTGACGAGATTGATGGTgccagcggcggtggagaCGCAGTGCGTGCGCTTTCACGCTAGTGGACGCAAGACCCGGCCGGTTCTGCGCTAACATCGTTCGCAGAGCTTCGTACGCAGTCTTATCAAGTTGATCCAGGACGTACCCGCACGGCCCAAAGGCGAGTGAAGTAGCCTAGATAGGGAttacgccgccgccacgaaACACGGCTAACGCGTCCTAGCAAACATTCCAGCCAAACCCCTCCGGCGTCCCATCATCTGTATCTGCAACGACCTGTACGCGCCGTCCCTGCGGCCCCTACGTCCGTTTGCAAGGGTGGTGCGTTTCCGCAAACCCCAAGCCCAGGTACTGGTTGCGCGCCTGCAGGACATTTGTGGCCGGGAGCGGTTGTCCGCGGATCTGCAAGTCCTGAACTCGCTCGTGGAGCTCACCGCGGGAGATGTACGAAGCTGCTTGAACACGCTACAGGTTTGTGAAACGCAAATGAGGTTAGTGACCTGACGCGCGCCCCAGTTTATCAAATCCCGGTCGTCTGTGGTCACAACAGAGGCCATCAAGGCGTCGTCCGTTGGCACCAAGGACTCTGGAACGACGTTGGACACGGCTTGGGGTAGCCTCTTTGTCCCGCTTGCCGCCAAGCAGCGCCGCAAGGTCATCGGCGCCATTGACGACGGCCGGTATGCAGACCGGCTCGCCTTCATGGTCCAGGCTTGTGGCGAGTACGACCGCCTTGTCCAGGGATGCTTTGAGCACTATCCCAATCTCAAGCCACTGGACCCGAGCTTCCGCAACATCTGCCGCCTGCACGACTGGGTTGCCTACTATGACCGCCTGTCGGGCAAAGTCGCCGAGAACATGGAGTTTGAGCTCATGGCGTATCTGCCGTACGCCATTGTCCCATGGCACTCGCACTTTGCGGCGCCCGGCAATGCCTCACGGCCGACGGAATGGCCAAAGGCGGATTACGAGGTATGGCCTTTTATCACGGTATCAGCACAATCTGACCTATTTTCAGTCTTATCAGGCTCGGTTGGCCAATGAGGAGGTTACACTCAGTCTCAAATCCGCGATTCCACCCGTGCTCAGGTCGTTgttctcgtcgacgacgacgctcaCCGAGCTAATCCCCCTGCTCATGCGCATCATATCACCTCCGCTCAAGCCAGTATGTCGTGAAAAGCACGATGCAGGTCGCGTTTGTGGCACTAACATGGCGTGCCACAGGTGAATGCCAACATTGTCAAGCCGGCGGAACGCGCCATTCTGGCGCGTCTTGTCGACCTTATGATTCCGCTGGGGTTGCGTTTCTGGCAGGAGAAACAGGAAGATGGCCAGCCCATGATGCGTTTGGAGCCGTGAGTGTTGGGTCTTGTGCCTGTCCTATCCCGTTCCTATTCATAACTGTAATTCACGGGTTCACATTGCTAATTCTCACTAGCGCAATCGACGTATTCGTGCACTATGACGGAAAACGCGCCGGCGACATTGCCGCGTCGCGATT
This window encodes:
- the ctf18_1 gene encoding Chromosome transmission fidelity protein 18, translated to MADAAGPLFEPTDLLFGFALGPSSPAQPAPAARSPLASLARPPPSPIGYSPPPELDEEPSDFEDEVQAMMELDNEESVRRDVLKIAADADEKRVREEAAKRRRAAIIAATQADEETQGSSSSGTQMFEPSGIFGFEPLASTSRASRVELTPPPPVAEVPELVFDSAGRLLRPLEAETASGRIVQFRRRNRPRAPVDMVGGRKAAAAHTHQAHARAKQSFDLLTTPLHHLMKEVDEIKSRKAAIQLERSFQTEQDRSAPGTKGKAPATTMWVDKYRPTKFADLLGEERVHREVMTWLKEWDKCVFKRVPPKKRKADDEDNGYAILLLSGPPGYGKTTLAHIVARHAGYRSLEINASDDRNAATVSTRIKNAIDAGTGLGAEGRPTCVVIDEIDGASGGGDAVPKPLRRPIICICNDLYAPSLRPLRPFARVVLVARLQDICGRERLSADLQVLNSLVELTAGDVRSCLNTLQFIKSRSSVVTTEAIKASSVGTKDSGTTLDTAWGSLFVPLAAKQRRKVIGAIDDGRYADRLAFMVQACGEYDRLVQGCFEHYPNLKPLDPSFRNICRLHDWVAYYDRLSGKVAENMEFELMAYLPYAIVPWHSHFAAPGNASRPTEWPKADYESYQARLANEEVTLSLKSAIPPVLRSLFSSTTTLTELIPLLMRIISPPLKPVNANIVKPAERAILARLVDLMIPLGLRFWQEKQEDGQPMMRLEPAIDVFVHYDGKRAGDIAASRFAVRQLVSQAMDAEMARRRGQGSAGEDGKGVSTAQFLAEQYTAAKTGQPAKKEEAPVAQATDFFGRIKAPPKIVEKPVGGERKSGSVIKLEPTVKKFRSVYKFNEGSSAAVRKNVKMGALM
- the ctf18_1 gene encoding Chromosome transmission fidelity protein 18, with translation MADAAGPLFEPTDLLFGFALGPSSPAQPAPAARSPLASLARPPPSPIGYSPPPELDEEPSDFEDEVQAMMELDNEESVRRDVLKIAADADEKRVREEAAKRRRAAIIAATQADEETQGSSSSGTQMFEPSGIFGFEPLASTSRASRVELTPPPPVAEVPELVFDSAGRLLRPLEAETASGRIVQFRRRNRPRAPVDMVGGRKAAAAHTHQAHARAKQSFDLLTTPLHHLMKEVDEIKSRKAAIQLERSFQTEQDRSAPGTKGKAPATTMWVDKYRPTKFADLLGEERVHREVMTWLKEWDKCVFKRVPPKKRKADDEDNGYAILLLSGPPGYGKTTLAHIVARHAGYRSLEINASDDRNAATVSTRIKNAIDAGTGLGAEGRPTCVVIDEIDGASGGGDAVPKPLRRPIICICNDLYAPSLRPLRPFARVVLVARLQDICGRERLSADLQVLNSLVELTAGDVRSCLNTLQFIKSRSSVVTTEAIKASSVGTKDSGTTLDTAWGSLFVPLAAKQRRKVIGAIDDGRYADRLAFMVQACGEYDRLVQGCFEHYPNLKPLDPSFRNICRLHDWVAYYDRLSGKVAENMEFELMAYLPYAIVPWHSHFAAPGNASRPTEWPKADYESYQARLANEEVTLSLKSAIPPVLRSLFSSTTTLTELIPLLMRIISPPLKPVNANIVKPAERAILARLVDLMIPLGLRFWQEKQEDGQPMMRLEPAIDVFVHYDGKRAGDIAASRFAVRQLVSQAMDAEMARRRGQGSAGEDGKGVSTAQFLAEQYTAAKTGQPAKKEEAPVAQATDFFGRIKAPPKIVEKPVGGEPTLPQPTVKKFRSVYKFNEGSSAAVRKNVKMGALM